The following coding sequences are from one Paenibacillus tundrae window:
- a CDS encoding polysaccharide deacetylase family protein yields the protein MLHIRRSWITALAILLIIPLLLPQSVSAKASSKDNGAKANSKIIYLTFDDGPTAHTGQLLDILDQYHAKATFFMLGPHMETYPKATKRIVADGHGLGLHGVTHVPGKFYKTPYTALKEMQQANVSLNKVAGVKTSLVRTPYGSKPYMKAPYRNVMLAQGGFHMWDWNVDSEDWKYKKDHQRVYNSVMKQIHTVQKSGTTPIVLMHDQEATLKVLPKVLQTLKSEGYQFEVLNKSVQPVNFWNDKR from the coding sequence ATGTTACATATCCGCAGATCATGGATCACCGCACTTGCTATTCTACTTATTATTCCATTACTTCTACCACAGTCGGTTTCTGCCAAAGCTTCTTCGAAGGATAACGGAGCTAAGGCTAACAGCAAAATCATATATCTAACGTTCGACGATGGGCCAACGGCACATACGGGTCAGCTCTTAGATATTCTCGATCAATATCATGCAAAGGCAACGTTCTTCATGCTCGGCCCTCACATGGAAACTTATCCAAAAGCGACGAAGCGTATCGTTGCTGACGGGCATGGCTTAGGTCTTCATGGCGTAACACATGTTCCGGGCAAGTTTTACAAAACACCTTATACTGCTCTGAAAGAAATGCAACAGGCCAACGTCAGTTTGAATAAAGTGGCTGGTGTCAAAACAAGTTTGGTACGTACACCCTATGGCAGTAAGCCATATATGAAAGCTCCATATCGAAATGTAATGCTTGCACAGGGTGGATTTCATATGTGGGATTGGAATGTAGACTCCGAGGATTGGAAATACAAGAAAGACCATCAGAGAGTATACAACAGTGTAATGAAGCAGATTCATACGGTGCAAAAGAGTGGAACAACTCCAATTGTGCTGATGCACGATCAGGAGGCGACTTTGAAGGTGTTACCGAAAGTGTTGCAAACCCTCAAATCCGAGGGGTACCAATTTGAAGTATTGAACAAGAGTGTGCAACCGGTGAACTTCTGGAATGACAAACGATAA
- a CDS encoding response regulator transcription factor: MIRIVIAEDQRMMLGALSSLLNLEEDMEVVGQAGNGQEALGLVQELKPDICLMDIEMPVKSGLEAAEEMKGLNCKVIILTTFARTGYFERALKGGVRGYLLKDSPIEELAEAIRQVMNGRRIFAPDLVDEAYVEENPLTEREHAVLGLMADGKNTKEIAGHLFITTGTVRNYISIILNKLNASNRIEAITRSKEKGWFK; the protein is encoded by the coding sequence ATGATCCGTATCGTAATCGCCGAAGATCAGCGTATGATGTTAGGCGCCTTATCTTCCCTGCTCAATCTGGAGGAGGATATGGAGGTTGTCGGACAAGCGGGCAATGGTCAAGAAGCCCTTGGTCTTGTTCAAGAACTGAAACCGGATATCTGTCTGATGGATATCGAGATGCCTGTCAAAAGCGGTCTGGAAGCCGCTGAAGAAATGAAAGGTCTGAACTGTAAAGTTATTATCCTGACGACGTTTGCGCGAACCGGCTACTTTGAACGTGCTTTGAAAGGCGGCGTCCGTGGTTATCTACTGAAAGATAGTCCAATTGAGGAGCTGGCTGAAGCCATCCGCCAAGTTATGAACGGACGACGTATCTTTGCACCCGATTTGGTGGACGAGGCATATGTAGAAGAGAATCCACTAACCGAACGTGAGCACGCTGTACTTGGTCTGATGGCAGATGGGAAGAATACCAAGGAAATTGCAGGTCATTTATTTATAACAACAGGAACGGTACGCAACTATATTTCCATTATTCTTAACAAACTGAATGCAAGCAACCGCATTGAAGCCATTACTCGATCCAAGGAAAAGGGATGGTTTAAATGA
- a CDS encoding sensor histidine kinase — protein MQKWSQLFYKNTGLNPYVWLVFFILPFYYISQYSKLWTLVTGIVIILVFFVCYLLAFITKGWQVYMWIGLLIAISITMTIAYDYAYFSLFLAFFIGNIKNKAGFITLYSVNLGTSFLTINYGFINQSSLLLSQFPFVFICLMASILLPVSTYNKNKREQLEGQLENANKRLDDLVKMEERQRIARDLHDTLGQKLSLIGLKSDLAKRLLRMNPDQAEIELNDLRQTASTALKEVREMVTTMRGTQLVDELFRAEQILKAASIDFVLEGNPKLQDTSQLNENVLGMCLKEAVTNVVKHSQATECTIRLQETPSANILTVQDNGVGIERTRKQDRRGTGILGMKERLEFVNGCLDIQSGEDMEGTRIAIQVPKLVRKPIKEEEQ, from the coding sequence ATTCAGAAGTGGTCGCAACTTTTTTATAAAAACACGGGATTAAACCCCTATGTATGGCTTGTTTTCTTCATTCTGCCGTTCTATTATATTTCCCAATATTCTAAGTTGTGGACTTTAGTTACAGGGATTGTCATCATCCTGGTGTTCTTTGTATGTTATCTACTCGCCTTCATCACTAAGGGCTGGCAGGTCTACATGTGGATCGGACTTTTAATTGCCATTTCCATTACGATGACTATCGCTTATGACTATGCTTATTTCTCTTTGTTTCTTGCTTTCTTTATTGGAAATATTAAAAATAAAGCGGGATTCATTACACTATATTCGGTCAATCTAGGAACCAGTTTTCTGACGATTAATTACGGCTTTATCAATCAAAGCTCATTGCTGCTTAGTCAATTTCCGTTTGTCTTCATCTGTCTCATGGCCTCTATCCTACTTCCGGTAAGTACGTATAACAAAAATAAACGTGAACAATTGGAAGGCCAATTGGAAAATGCCAATAAACGTTTAGATGATCTAGTCAAAATGGAAGAACGCCAACGGATCGCACGTGATCTGCATGATACCCTTGGACAAAAGCTTTCCTTAATCGGCCTCAAATCCGATTTGGCGAAACGTCTGCTCCGTATGAATCCAGATCAAGCTGAAATTGAATTGAATGATCTGAGGCAGACGGCAAGCACAGCCCTCAAGGAAGTGCGTGAGATGGTTACAACGATGCGCGGCACTCAGTTGGTTGACGAATTATTCCGAGCCGAGCAAATTCTCAAGGCGGCCTCCATTGATTTTGTATTGGAAGGCAATCCTAAATTGCAGGATACCTCTCAGCTTAACGAAAATGTGCTGGGCATGTGTCTGAAGGAAGCTGTTACGAATGTGGTTAAGCATAGTCAGGCAACGGAATGTACCATCCGTCTTCAAGAGACCCCTTCAGCCAACATTCTGACGGTTCAGGATAATGGCGTAGGTATAGAACGAACACGTAAACAGGATCGGCGCGGTACTGGCATCTTAGGCATGAAAGAACGTTTAGAATTCGTCAATGGCTGTCTGGATATTCAATCTGGAGAGGACATGGAAGGAACACGCATTGCCATCCAAGTACCGAAACTGGTTCGCAAACCGATAAAGGAGGAAGAGCAATGA
- a CDS encoding fatty acid desaturase yields MSKTKEMALKKEVTPYEKNNLKLSIQQMINTLIPLLLLWAAAYYSLSISYWLTLPIALVASGFVLRTFIIFHDCCHGSFFKSKRANDILGTITGVVTLTPYLQWKNEHSIHHATSSNLDKRGVGDIWIMTVEEYQAASPWVRLFYRVYRNPLVMFGIGPFYVFLVAYRFNRKAARRKERINTHLTTVLIIGLYAFMCWLIGWQAFVLVQTPVFFFSGFFGIWLFYVQHQFEETYFEHEDEWSYVKAAVEGSSYYKLPKLLQWISGNIGFHHVHHLSPRVPNYYLEEAHNSTPPLQKATTITLRSSLAALRFRLWDEESKQFISFKQIKSLPRKPYAQPTIRVTNQAGLTEKP; encoded by the coding sequence ATGAGCAAAACGAAAGAAATGGCGTTAAAAAAAGAAGTCACCCCTTATGAAAAAAACAATCTCAAATTAAGTATCCAACAAATGATTAATACGTTGATCCCATTATTATTGCTATGGGCTGCAGCATATTATAGCTTATCCATATCCTACTGGCTGACGTTACCGATCGCTCTCGTAGCCTCAGGATTTGTACTCCGAACGTTTATCATTTTCCATGACTGCTGCCATGGTTCATTCTTCAAAAGCAAACGTGCAAACGACATTTTGGGAACCATTACGGGTGTAGTGACCCTGACACCTTATCTGCAATGGAAAAACGAGCACTCTATTCACCACGCTACCAGCAGTAATCTGGATAAACGCGGTGTAGGTGATATATGGATTATGACTGTGGAGGAATACCAAGCTGCTTCTCCTTGGGTTCGCTTGTTCTATCGTGTTTATCGCAATCCACTTGTGATGTTTGGCATTGGTCCCTTCTATGTGTTCCTCGTTGCTTACCGATTTAATCGTAAGGCAGCAAGGCGCAAAGAACGCATCAATACACACCTTACAACTGTACTGATCATTGGTCTTTATGCATTCATGTGTTGGCTGATTGGCTGGCAGGCTTTTGTCTTGGTACAGACACCTGTTTTCTTCTTCTCTGGTTTCTTCGGCATCTGGTTGTTCTACGTGCAACATCAGTTTGAAGAAACTTACTTCGAGCATGAAGATGAGTGGAGTTATGTCAAAGCTGCTGTGGAAGGAAGCTCGTACTACAAACTACCCAAACTGCTTCAATGGATCAGCGGTAACATCGGTTTCCACCATGTGCATCACCTGAGTCCTCGTGTACCGAACTATTATCTGGAAGAGGCGCATAATTCAACACCACCTTTGCAAAAAGCGACGACAATTACTTTACGTTCAAGTCTAGCTGCTTTGCGATTCCGCCTGTGGGATGAAGAATCTAAGCAATTTATTAGTTTCAAACAGATCAAGAGTCTTCCCCGCAAGCCTTATGCTCAACCAACGATTCGTGTAACTAACCAAGCGGGTCTGACAGAGAAGCCTTAA
- a CDS encoding YitT family protein: MKKRITDILFIMAGAFLFALAVNLFVIPNDLAEGGVTGITIILYYLFEWSPGLMNLLLNGVLLIVGYKFLDRTTTIYTIVAVVFNSLFLHLTENWTIDSHELWINTIFGGLFAGLGIGLIVRVGGTTAGTVILARLANKYLDWNISYGLLFFDLIVAFSSFFIIGPQGLMCTIVMLFVGTKTMEFIIEGLNPKKAVTIISTKQDAIAKQVIEKMDRGVTVLSGHGYYTKNPKEILYIVISKQEVSMLKKIVRAEDEIAFITIHDVRDVFGEGFIELSKS; the protein is encoded by the coding sequence ATGAAAAAAAGAATAACGGATATTTTATTTATTATGGCGGGTGCATTTCTATTTGCGCTGGCTGTTAACCTGTTTGTCATCCCGAATGATCTGGCTGAGGGTGGCGTAACAGGGATTACGATTATTTTGTATTATCTCTTTGAGTGGTCACCTGGCTTAATGAACTTGCTACTTAATGGGGTATTATTAATTGTCGGTTATAAATTTCTGGATAGAACAACGACGATATATACGATTGTTGCCGTTGTATTTAACTCGTTATTTCTACATTTAACTGAGAACTGGACGATTGATTCGCATGAGCTCTGGATTAATACGATTTTTGGTGGATTATTTGCCGGTCTAGGGATTGGATTGATTGTAAGAGTAGGGGGAACTACAGCCGGTACTGTAATATTAGCTCGTCTGGCTAATAAGTACTTGGACTGGAATATTAGTTACGGGTTGTTGTTCTTCGATCTGATTGTAGCGTTCTCGTCTTTCTTCATTATAGGACCACAAGGATTGATGTGCACGATCGTGATGCTCTTTGTAGGTACCAAAACGATGGAGTTCATTATTGAAGGTTTGAATCCGAAAAAAGCGGTCACGATTATTTCGACCAAACAGGATGCGATTGCCAAGCAAGTGATTGAGAAGATGGATCGCGGGGTTACTGTTTTGTCCGGGCATGGTTATTATACGAAAAACCCAAAAGAAATCCTCTATATTGTTATTAGTAAACAAGAGGTATCCATGTTGAAGAAAATTGTACGTGCAGAGGACGAAATTGCTTTTATTACGATTCACGATGTACGTGACGTATTTGGTGAAGGATTTATTGAATTGTCTAAATCATAA
- a CDS encoding ROK family transcriptional regulator, which translates to MAGTPQYIRNLNENLILDALIAHGMLSRADISRQTGLSKPTVSSAVEHLITRNLVLETGRADNAQGRKATLIRFNELAYYICGVDIGATRIRIALSNLNGEILDYQTYPMSIQQSEPGQREQLLQTVRKHMDELLRQNHLNWNEIQCIGFGIPGVVLPGSGEISRIVDPLAELEQALSLESLSATFPCEVILDNDVNLAALGEYRDGAASDSELFVFISLGVGTGAGIMVNGQLLRGMRGLTGEVAEMMQEGRRLEDVLSAGGLIDMAANLLDEAQLQHNDPRIIELRSQLTPEKLFEAARQGNSYAVKVIKKYCQMLALALRNISVFLAPHLIVLGGGIGGNGDVLLPHLQEMMNEQFPVQPELICSKLGERAVVTGAVHIALQQTMLKLQHESDQ; encoded by the coding sequence GTGGCTGGTACACCGCAATACATACGCAATCTGAACGAGAATCTAATTCTTGATGCACTGATTGCTCATGGGATGTTGTCTAGAGCGGATATCAGCCGGCAGACCGGACTGAGCAAACCTACGGTATCGTCGGCAGTAGAACATCTAATTACACGAAATCTCGTGTTGGAAACGGGAAGAGCAGATAATGCACAAGGACGCAAAGCCACGCTCATTCGTTTCAATGAACTAGCCTATTACATCTGCGGGGTTGATATCGGAGCTACCCGAATTCGCATAGCTCTATCTAACCTGAATGGAGAGATCTTAGATTACCAAACCTATCCGATGTCTATTCAGCAGTCAGAGCCTGGGCAAAGGGAACAATTACTCCAGACTGTTCGGAAGCATATGGATGAACTATTGCGGCAGAATCATCTGAACTGGAACGAGATTCAGTGTATAGGGTTTGGTATTCCTGGTGTTGTTCTGCCTGGCTCTGGAGAGATCAGTCGGATTGTAGACCCTCTAGCTGAGCTAGAACAAGCGTTGTCCCTGGAATCCCTATCCGCCACTTTTCCCTGTGAAGTGATCTTGGATAATGACGTCAATCTAGCTGCGTTAGGGGAATACAGGGATGGGGCAGCATCCGATTCAGAACTGTTTGTATTTATTTCTCTTGGCGTGGGCACTGGTGCGGGTATTATGGTGAATGGTCAATTACTGCGTGGCATGAGAGGGCTAACTGGAGAAGTAGCCGAGATGATGCAGGAGGGTCGAAGATTAGAGGACGTTCTGTCTGCTGGCGGTTTGATAGACATGGCTGCCAATCTACTCGATGAAGCTCAGCTTCAGCATAACGACCCAAGGATCATAGAGCTGCGTAGTCAACTGACTCCCGAGAAGTTGTTCGAAGCGGCTCGTCAGGGTAACAGCTATGCTGTGAAGGTCATCAAAAAGTACTGCCAGATGCTGGCATTAGCATTGCGGAATATCAGCGTGTTTCTTGCACCACATTTAATTGTACTTGGTGGAGGGATCGGAGGTAATGGAGATGTGTTGCTGCCTCACCTGCAAGAGATGATGAACGAACAATTTCCTGTTCAACCTGAATTAATCTGCTCCAAGCTTGGTGAACGGGCAGTTGTGACTGGAGCGGTGCATATTGCGCTACAGCAAACCATGCTAAAGCTGCAACACGAGTCAGACCAATGA
- a CDS encoding ROK family protein: MNNFDGNAEGNRLEEPLRASKPVRSHDQADALDRWIMGIDIGGTKTLMLLSSEKPGSEVRERKIPTSAAEQPDAFFKWLFDEVSKFCRDSGIEIGLVAGIGMGFPGVILNDEGILRSAPVFQWAEEDIRPVIATYFEGEVYLDNDVNMAAMGEFDRGAAQGHRHCVMVTVGTGIGSALILNGQLYSGQDGAAGEIGHFIVGDEGIDHQYKASSDTFGAFELNTSGTGITQHARRYFTDGSGNTHSLLHSLADGDISQIEARHVFKAAEAGDAAALEILALPLQYMARGLANIVALLNPSIIVVGGGVAASNPDYYLNELRSRLSRYTALAIEIVVAELGNTAGAFGALAAIRLRLQQR, encoded by the coding sequence ATGAATAATTTTGACGGTAACGCCGAAGGGAATAGACTCGAAGAACCTCTTCGCGCATCAAAGCCAGTACGTTCCCATGATCAAGCTGATGCTTTAGATCGTTGGATCATGGGAATTGATATTGGTGGTACCAAAACATTGATGTTATTGTCATCAGAAAAACCAGGCAGCGAAGTACGGGAGCGGAAGATTCCAACCTCTGCGGCAGAGCAACCGGATGCATTTTTTAAGTGGTTATTTGATGAAGTATCAAAATTCTGCAGAGATAGTGGAATTGAAATAGGATTGGTAGCTGGAATAGGGATGGGCTTTCCAGGTGTTATCCTTAATGATGAAGGAATTCTTCGCAGTGCGCCAGTGTTCCAGTGGGCAGAAGAAGATATCAGACCTGTGATTGCTACATATTTTGAAGGAGAAGTTTATCTCGATAACGATGTGAATATGGCAGCCATGGGAGAATTCGATCGTGGAGCAGCCCAGGGACATCGACATTGTGTGATGGTGACGGTGGGGACAGGAATTGGTTCTGCACTTATTCTTAACGGACAATTATATAGTGGACAAGATGGAGCGGCAGGAGAAATAGGGCATTTTATTGTTGGAGACGAGGGCATTGATCATCAATACAAGGCATCCTCAGATACATTTGGTGCGTTTGAACTGAACACGTCAGGCACAGGCATTACGCAACACGCAAGGCGTTATTTCACAGATGGATCTGGTAATACACACTCGTTACTTCATAGTCTCGCTGATGGAGACATAAGCCAGATTGAGGCTCGGCATGTATTCAAAGCTGCTGAAGCTGGGGATGCAGCTGCTCTTGAGATTCTGGCGCTACCCTTACAATATATGGCGAGAGGGTTGGCTAATATCGTCGCATTACTTAATCCATCCATTATTGTTGTAGGCGGCGGAGTAGCTGCTTCGAATCCCGATTATTACTTAAATGAGCTTCGCAGCCGTCTAAGTCGATATACCGCACTGGCTATAGAGATCGTGGTTGCAGAACTGGGTAATACGGCAGGTGCCTTTGGTGCATTGGCAGCCATCCGTCTGAGACTGCAACAACGATAA
- a CDS encoding MFS transporter — MRRHMKAYREKEKADSNEARHVLMKLQGLYLFMGLAGGIFNPYINPILVAQGFSSKETGFIMAFGTLISIILQPIWGIMVDKFKKTRFVLVLSLLVPALLAYFYNIEVYIILILIYTLCTIFQVTQIPVADSYAVTAAKAANTSYGMIRLFGSLGTGLGGSAAGIYLSQFSIHMLWLPFLVFNVLSAILASTLPRQTSISSSSVTFSVGLARLLRNRTFLLFLIGCFLVNQTLTAFNSFFVISFQMAGGSVAMTGTALLLASITNVPSMLAAAFILRKWGHERTMLLAAGAYMLRWGIQWLWPTPEVMIGIQVLHGLSFGFFYIAAVEYVASVTGREMQATGQSLFNMVFAGLGGIVGNMLNGYLLDLGGPSLMYLACTISAALGAFILFFVSRQASTQQSLN; from the coding sequence ATGAGAAGACATATGAAGGCATACAGAGAGAAAGAAAAAGCCGATTCCAACGAAGCAAGGCATGTTTTAATGAAACTGCAGGGTCTATATTTGTTTATGGGGCTTGCTGGAGGGATATTCAATCCCTATATTAATCCGATCTTGGTTGCACAAGGCTTCTCTAGTAAAGAGACCGGATTTATTATGGCGTTTGGCACACTTATATCCATAATCCTTCAACCGATATGGGGGATTATGGTAGATAAGTTTAAAAAAACTCGCTTTGTGTTAGTGTTAAGTTTGCTAGTTCCTGCGTTGTTAGCGTACTTCTACAATATTGAAGTGTACATTATATTAATATTGATTTATACTTTATGCACTATATTTCAAGTGACTCAGATCCCTGTTGCTGACTCTTATGCAGTTACCGCAGCTAAGGCAGCCAATACTTCCTATGGTATGATTCGATTGTTTGGAAGTTTAGGAACAGGGCTTGGAGGATCTGCAGCCGGGATATATCTCTCCCAATTCTCCATTCATATGTTATGGCTGCCCTTTCTAGTATTTAATGTGCTAAGCGCCATTCTGGCCAGCACACTTCCCCGGCAAACCAGTATTTCTTCTTCCTCGGTGACCTTCTCCGTAGGATTAGCAAGATTGTTGCGTAACCGAACATTCCTTCTATTTTTAATCGGCTGTTTCCTAGTAAATCAAACGCTAACGGCGTTTAACTCCTTTTTTGTAATTTCATTTCAAATGGCAGGTGGATCTGTTGCTATGACAGGCACAGCACTGCTCCTAGCCTCTATAACGAATGTGCCATCAATGCTCGCTGCTGCATTTATTCTCCGAAAATGGGGACATGAACGAACCATGTTATTGGCTGCAGGCGCTTATATGCTTCGTTGGGGAATACAATGGCTCTGGCCAACACCCGAAGTAATGATCGGAATTCAAGTATTACATGGGCTATCTTTTGGGTTCTTTTATATCGCAGCCGTTGAATATGTAGCTTCCGTTACAGGACGGGAAATGCAAGCGACAGGTCAAAGCCTATTTAATATGGTATTCGCAGGACTTGGTGGTATTGTAGGCAACATGTTAAATGGTTATTTATTAGATTTAGGTGGGCCTTCACTTATGTATTTGGCTTGTACAATCAGCGCTGCGCTGGGAGCATTTATTTTGTTTTTCGTTAGCAGACAGGCCAGCACTCAACAATCGTTGAACTGA
- a CDS encoding helix-turn-helix domain-containing protein, whose product MKIHWKRNWYSKLLYSYFPIFLLTISVLIFLSFLIVNELSRNETKKADLISTRYIVDTLERQLGDIELRLLEDIGSNKLYSRFLEAGQGQQSTQFIYDAASGLAQKTDQQDMIQSIYLYRTSDSQILTSRGLVRVEDFEDREYIKQSLNSRQNLNWNLPRDYKERSFDTPTQVISMNKWLPLPWGGEGLLVISVKMYAVERQIEAMTNEQLSFIQIKDPSDRIIYKTHATDGSVGEVLNRVSADNLGLVFESGVQSGQLYAWVSLISYVWIGIGVLTIVGAIAGIIYITRRNYKPIQLMMNRIQALQPRVEEDEATPSVKDELALIDRALEHLITQTVDYEKQHHENLLIHRRQLLVDLMEGERMDSFRQRLRHLGPLDERFMEPASVAVLIAEMNSEDLSSNQSILKLAIMNVVEELVHNEPNLGAWAEWFGNRKLVVVITSDERGGLDREMLMELAKQLHMWIAEHFRIRFTFGIGRTVAGWEQIAQSYTSADAGLQHRLTLGKDAIVLSEQLPDRAELQSYRYLQMLADIVREFRLTGDGWRVQLDEMFIAFSEDQIQDNEIRMMLQALIQMLSREFGDWSERLQGQFNEEVLNTLRSEIQQADTLVHIREILLGWLKELYRNYVSVHETKSHRAMINELRTYIEEHFDDPDLSLKHLSDRFQISGKYASYLFKEEFDMKFVDFLMKLRVEKACRLLTSSDTTVQDIAQQVGYANAISFGRVFKRITGVTPGDYRKQQGKHES is encoded by the coding sequence TTGAAAATACATTGGAAACGGAACTGGTATTCTAAACTGTTATATTCGTATTTTCCTATTTTTTTGCTGACAATCTCCGTCTTGATTTTTCTCTCCTTCCTGATCGTGAATGAACTCTCACGCAACGAAACCAAAAAAGCTGATCTGATCTCAACACGTTATATTGTGGATACATTGGAACGCCAACTGGGGGATATCGAACTTCGTTTACTTGAAGACATCGGCTCGAATAAGCTATATAGTCGCTTTCTAGAAGCGGGTCAAGGACAACAATCAACACAATTTATTTACGATGCTGCAAGTGGACTAGCCCAAAAGACGGATCAACAGGATATGATCCAATCCATTTACCTGTATCGCACGTCTGATTCTCAGATTTTGACCTCAAGAGGTTTGGTTCGTGTGGAGGACTTCGAAGATCGTGAATATATCAAGCAATCGTTGAACAGTCGCCAAAATCTGAATTGGAATCTGCCCCGAGATTATAAAGAACGTTCATTCGATACGCCAACCCAGGTCATTAGCATGAATAAGTGGTTACCTCTGCCGTGGGGTGGTGAAGGTTTACTCGTTATTTCAGTAAAAATGTATGCGGTAGAGCGTCAGATTGAAGCTATGACGAATGAACAATTATCTTTTATTCAGATAAAAGATCCCAGTGACCGTATCATTTATAAGACACATGCAACAGATGGCTCTGTTGGTGAAGTTCTGAATCGGGTGTCTGCTGACAATCTTGGCTTAGTCTTTGAGAGTGGTGTTCAATCCGGGCAATTGTATGCTTGGGTATCCTTAATCTCTTATGTGTGGATTGGCATCGGAGTACTTACTATTGTTGGCGCTATCGCTGGGATTATCTATATTACTCGCCGGAATTATAAACCCATTCAGTTGATGATGAACCGAATTCAGGCGTTGCAACCACGTGTAGAAGAAGATGAAGCAACACCTTCGGTTAAGGATGAATTGGCTCTCATTGATCGGGCGTTGGAACATCTTATCACGCAGACGGTGGATTATGAGAAGCAGCACCATGAAAACCTGCTTATTCACCGTAGGCAGCTACTCGTCGATCTGATGGAAGGCGAACGAATGGATTCGTTTCGCCAAAGACTGCGTCACCTGGGGCCACTTGATGAACGTTTCATGGAACCTGCAAGCGTTGCAGTATTGATTGCTGAGATGAATAGTGAGGATCTGTCATCAAATCAGAGTATATTGAAACTCGCAATCATGAATGTCGTGGAGGAGCTTGTACACAACGAGCCCAACCTAGGTGCATGGGCCGAGTGGTTTGGCAATCGTAAACTCGTTGTGGTCATTACCTCGGATGAGAGGGGAGGGTTAGACCGAGAGATGCTGATGGAGCTGGCGAAACAGCTACATATGTGGATCGCGGAACATTTCCGCATTCGATTTACGTTCGGGATTGGACGCACTGTTGCGGGATGGGAGCAGATTGCGCAATCGTATACAAGTGCGGACGCGGGCTTACAGCATCGACTGACCTTGGGGAAAGATGCCATCGTGTTAAGTGAGCAATTGCCAGATCGTGCGGAGCTGCAATCCTACAGGTATTTGCAAATGCTGGCTGACATTGTTCGAGAATTCAGGTTAACCGGTGATGGTTGGCGTGTACAATTGGACGAAATGTTTATTGCCTTTAGTGAGGATCAGATCCAGGATAATGAGATTCGTATGATGCTTCAGGCTCTAATACAGATGTTATCGCGTGAATTTGGTGATTGGTCTGAACGATTACAGGGTCAGTTTAATGAGGAAGTTCTAAATACACTGCGCAGCGAGATTCAGCAGGCAGATACGTTAGTTCATATCCGAGAGATTTTATTAGGCTGGCTGAAAGAGCTCTATCGGAACTATGTGTCTGTTCATGAGACGAAGAGCCATCGAGCAATGATTAATGAGCTGCGAACCTATATTGAAGAACATTTTGATGATCCTGATCTGTCTCTTAAACATCTTAGTGATCGTTTTCAAATCTCCGGCAAGTATGCAAGTTATCTGTTCAAAGAAGAATTTGATATGAAATTTGTTGATTTTCTAATGAAGTTGCGAGTTGAAAAGGCATGCCGACTGCTGACCTCGTCCGATACAACCGTTCAAGACATTGCACAGCAGGTGGGATATGCAAACGCCATTTCGTTCGGGAGAGTTTTCAAACGGATTACAGGGGTTACTCCTGGCGATTACCGTAAGCAACAGGGTAAACATGAAAGCTAA